In a single window of the Flavobacterium sp. W4I14 genome:
- a CDS encoding glycosyltransferase involved in cell wall biosynthesis (product_source=COG0463; cath_funfam=3.90.550.10; cog=COG0463; pfam=PF00535; superfamily=53448), which yields MESLDNEIIVSVCCITYNHEKYIAQAIEGFLLQKTVFPIEILIGEDFSTDNTRQIIQTYQNKHPNQIKILSGEKNAGAAKNLVNVLNHAKGKYLAFCDGDDYWTDAYKLQKQVDFLRNNQNFVACSHYSRVIDEMDETCYVATNPVPFEYTFHDLLMGRKEETRTATLMFRATKEFQDFGANHWYDNVSAVDNFLKLYITSTSGRKLYVMPEIMSCYRIHQNGVWSMIDPKVRKRKMINDFNLFIENFKCSASQKKILLRIYIKQYFLFEMRDLKIKNAYNTISQLL from the coding sequence ATGGAAAGTTTAGATAACGAGATAATTGTAAGTGTTTGTTGTATAACATATAATCATGAAAAATATATAGCGCAAGCTATTGAAGGATTTTTGTTGCAAAAAACAGTTTTTCCAATTGAAATATTAATCGGTGAAGACTTTTCTACAGACAACACCAGGCAAATTATCCAAACCTATCAAAATAAGCATCCTAATCAAATCAAAATATTATCAGGCGAAAAAAATGCTGGCGCAGCAAAGAACCTTGTAAATGTTCTTAACCATGCAAAAGGTAAATATCTTGCTTTTTGCGATGGTGATGATTATTGGACGGATGCTTATAAACTTCAAAAACAGGTAGATTTTTTAAGAAACAATCAAAATTTCGTTGCCTGCAGTCATTACTCTAGAGTAATAGATGAAATGGATGAAACATGTTACGTAGCAACGAATCCTGTTCCATTCGAATATACATTCCATGATTTATTGATGGGAAGAAAAGAAGAAACACGTACTGCCACTTTAATGTTCAGGGCAACAAAAGAATTTCAAGATTTTGGCGCTAACCATTGGTATGACAATGTTTCGGCAGTAGATAATTTTTTAAAACTTTATATCACATCAACTAGCGGTAGAAAGCTCTACGTAATGCCTGAAATAATGAGCTGCTACAGAATACATCAAAATGGGGTTTGGAGTATGATCGATCCGAAGGTCAGAAAACGAAAAATGATAAATGATTTTAATCTGTTTATTGAAAATTTTAAATGTTCAGCATCCCAAAAAAAAATCTTACTCAGAATATATATTAAACAATATTTCTTATTCGAGATGAGAGACTTAAAAATTAAGAATGCTTATAATACCATAAGTCAACTCCTTTAG
- a CDS encoding dTDP-4-amino-4,6-dideoxygalactose transaminase (product_source=COG0399; cath_funfam=3.40.640.10,3.90.1150.10; cog=COG0399; pfam=PF01041; superfamily=53383): MIPVTKPFLPKQENFQSYVNSIWDREWLTNNGPLVNDLELKLKDYLALDHLLYVSNGTIALQIAIKALELEGEIITTPFSFVATTNAILWQGCTPVYADIDPETFNINPDKIEEAITPRTTAILATHVYGNPCDIDAIQAIADKHSLKVIYDAAHCFGTKYKNKSVFEYGDISTTSFHATKLFHTIEGGAVFTKDADLLKKMATIRNFGYSGVDSYSYPGINGKNSEFHAAMGLCNLEYIDEILERRKALSLHYLNRLTNLQCGVQKINNESNYNFAYLPIIFDSEELMHACLAKLELNKIYCRRYFYPSLSTLPYVNNVSMPVCDSVVKRIVCLPLYHKLTNSDIDLICRTMLRTQNYFKVAKQVPERKEQNVENYGALITMQIEQSINGTRPI; encoded by the coding sequence ATGATACCTGTAACTAAACCTTTTCTCCCTAAACAAGAGAATTTCCAAAGCTATGTAAATAGTATTTGGGATCGAGAGTGGCTAACCAATAATGGTCCTCTTGTTAATGATCTAGAGTTGAAATTGAAAGATTATCTCGCTTTAGACCATTTATTATACGTTTCAAATGGTACAATTGCGCTGCAAATTGCAATTAAGGCGCTTGAATTAGAGGGTGAAATTATTACCACACCATTCTCGTTTGTAGCTACAACAAATGCTATATTATGGCAAGGTTGTACCCCAGTATATGCCGACATAGATCCGGAAACTTTTAATATAAATCCGGATAAAATAGAAGAGGCTATAACACCGAGAACTACCGCCATTCTAGCCACACATGTTTATGGAAATCCATGTGATATAGATGCTATTCAAGCTATTGCGGATAAGCATTCTTTGAAAGTTATTTATGATGCAGCACATTGTTTCGGTACCAAGTACAAAAACAAATCTGTTTTCGAGTACGGCGACATCAGCACAACGAGTTTTCATGCAACCAAGCTGTTTCATACAATAGAAGGTGGAGCGGTATTTACCAAAGATGCTGATCTTTTAAAGAAGATGGCAACGATTAGAAATTTTGGATATAGTGGCGTAGATAGCTATTCTTATCCAGGAATAAACGGTAAGAACAGCGAATTTCACGCTGCTATGGGCTTGTGCAATTTAGAATATATAGATGAAATATTGGAAAGAAGGAAGGCATTATCGTTACATTACCTAAATCGCTTAACAAATTTACAATGCGGTGTTCAAAAAATTAACAATGAAAGTAACTACAACTTTGCATACTTGCCTATCATTTTCGATAGCGAAGAGTTAATGCATGCCTGTCTTGCAAAATTAGAGTTGAATAAAATCTATTGTCGAAGATACTTTTATCCTTCATTGTCAACACTGCCATACGTGAATAATGTATCTATGCCCGTGTGCGACTCGGTTGTAAAAAGAATAGTTTGCTTACCGCTATACCACAAGCTTACAAATTCAGATATCGATTTAATCTGCAGGACGATGTTAAGGACTCAAAACTACTTCAAAGTAGCCAAACAGGTACCTGAAAGAAAAGAGCAAAATGTGGAGAATTACGGAGCCTTAATTACTATGCAAATAGAACAATCTATCAACGGCACAAGACCTATCTAA